gaacttatAGGATATCACCAGTGACTTACAGCTAAGAATGAATTTTGGACAGTTATTTAAACAGGCCTTGTGGCAAACAGCATAAATCtgtgaattaattttaattttagataCTACATTTGAATTACAGATTATGAAATTTCAATcattaaataaacaaattatttttaccatGATAACTCATTGTTTTTAACACACACTTTTTAACATCCTCCAAGAAACCCCCAACAACCCTAGAATGAAAACCCACATTCCTGTGTCACACAACTTGATTGCTTGGTAAGGccacagtaattaaaaaacagaCATCCTTCTATACGAAGCTGATAAGAGTGTTAGTCAGGTAAGATTTACATGGGTTTTGAATGCCTAACCAGCTGTTATTTTATGCTTTACAAGCAGTTACATTAAAGAATGTAGAAGCAGTATTATCACACTGATGGTTCCTCAAACGTACAAGCTAACACACTGGCACTATAAAGTTAGGCAAAAACCTCCTGTGAACTTAAGAGTGATCACAGATCTATTTTTGTAATCAGCAGCTTTTCATGTTGGAAGTCTTCATGGCATAAATGAAAGCGAATCCTCATGAATATTGCTGCAACACCCAAACTAGAACACCAATACACCCACACTTTGATATCCAGCACACTGGCTTCCTGAAGTAAGGCACGACCAAAATCCATGTCAAGATTTGTTGTCACTAAGTTGTGAAAGTGAAGAGGCACCTGCTAACTAATTCTGTGCCAGAGAATGATGTTTAGTCTTCCTGTGGTTGCAAATAGAGTCATTCCGAGTCTCCTGTCTACAGATAGAAGATACTCGTAAAAACAGACAGCAAGCATGGAGGACATAGTGATGCAGCTAAACCTTGCTATAGGTCATTGACAAACTGGATTTTGCTCTATTTCGAGCTAAGAAACAGCCTGAGACTGTTTCCCCTACTGACTCAGGGGAATAGCATACCTCTCACTTTTTTGGACTTCCCGTTCATTTGGAAGATTTGTTCTTCCTTACAAATTATATTTGGTATTCTAGGTATTATTGGAGCTGCCTTCTGGGTGTTCCAGACACACAAGCAACTGTCATCAGTCATTCAGGAAGAAGCTCGTGCTCAACTCATCTGGTGGTTTGATACAAATTCTTCACCCACTCCAAACAGTGAGGAGACCCTATACAGAGATCTGACTCATGATATGAGTGACTGGGGTGACTCTGGCACAAGCAGGACTATCATTCAGACAGCCTTCTCATTAAGACTGTGTAGCATATTCAATATCCAGTTGCTCCAGAACTGTTGTCATCATTCCTTCATTACCTTTCTGTCCTAAGTGGAATTCGAGACTGGATGATAACTGGTATACAGTCCAGCCATCTTGGTAGAAACAGATCTTTGTAACAAACCATTCATTATGAAATAGCATCATTTGTTGCTTAATAGTAAGAGAATAAGTTTTGGAAAGACCTTCCTCTAATCCTAGCTCTCCCTTTCAGCAACACATccaacttttttctctctccgtTTTCACACCCTACACTGAGAAACTGTGAAGTCTAATTTTATCTTACAGGCTGTTGAATgatattaaataatttcattacCTCAAAATCACAAAAAAGGCACAACAAAATACCTTGCTTGGAAACTGAAGCTTGACAAATTAATGCTAGATGCAAGGTGCAAAACTAGAATACTGTGAGAAAGGGTGCAGTTTCAGGAGCCGCTATGACCTGACTTAACGACCACCAAAACGGGGAGTTCCCCCTTTTCACAACCTACTCACTGCGTTCCCTTTTGCTCATGGCCACATGTTCCCATCTTTTATCTTGTGCCAAAACAAGAGGATGTTGGACTCCTCCATGACCTGCTTTTAACTAAATTAAACAGTCCATTAGTGTGTGTCATAGTGACTCTATGAGGGAACAGGCGAGCGTCAGAACCAGTACAAAGGAGAGGAAGGGACCACACATACAGGAACAGTGGAGCAAACAATTATCTCCACAGTGGTACAAAGCTCTCTAACTGGCCTTGGGAGTAACTATGGAAGCTGTGAAAGTTGCGATGGACTCTACCTCTAAAACTTTCAAAAGAAGAGAAGATTTTCATAAGTGGGTTAAACTTCGATACAAAGTAGAATTAATTCTAGGAAGCTCTACATAAGAGGTTAGACTAGATGATGTTCCTTTAAGAATTTATCTATACAAATTTTAACGATTATTTAAACAAATGCATGCAGCACAGACCTTTGCAACATTCAGATTAATGTATGAGCAGAAAAGTGATGGCTGCTAGCCCACTTTATGTGATTCAGGAAATACTGAGTATCTCAGCAGCTCAGCAACGCTGTTTAATAGACAGGGAGGTGAGGCCAAGCTGCATGTGGGTGCATTTCAACTAAGTTTTGATCATTTCTCTGAGAGTTCGCAGGGCTCATAATCTCTCAGAAAGCAGCAAACAGAATATCTGAACATGCATGTTGGACATAGCCGGATCTACAGACAAAGTATATAACAAGTACTTACTGAAATAAAGATGTTAAGCAGGTTTTCCAGTGTTGGGAGCTGTGGAATCAGTTTCTGTACCACTTTGCTAAATGCTTCAAATATAGAATGATCATATATGCTTGTCAgataaaagctggaaaaaaacgTCACCACATTTTCCTTTTAGCCACATACTGTGAACATGATGTACCTTTCATAATACGAGTGAAATGAAATATTGTCAAACAGCAAGTGCCTACACTTATGCAATTACCTCTTGTGATCAAAAGTCATGTGTTAGGATTGAAGCATAGGACTTCATTTCTATACAAAAAAACTCTAAACACTGCAAACTAGACCTCAATGTAGAACTTCATGATGCAACTCCCACCTTGGTAttcttatgaaaatatttttcaaattgcaGGAAAGGAATATTACTGCCTGTTGTGATCCACTTTTTGAAAGCTGTGGACCCATTTAACAATGCAATGATGCAGTCAAGTTAAGAGCTCTAAAGAGCTGGCATGTTCACGGAGCAGGtctctctttttaatatatttgtgcTTGGCTTTAAGTGCTAAGAAAGACATAACAACTTGATGTCCTCTAGTTCCCAGTCTGCAGAAGTTCATTGCTACAACAATCTGCTTTATCAGCAGACATAAGGCAAAGATACAGCACCTGTCTTCCCAAGTGGCTCCAAGCAGGCTGCAGCAAGTGAGGACTAGTGACTGGGAGGGGACTGTGAGGCAGACAGGTTTCAAAGAAGGCAAAAGTGATGTAGGTAGCATATACACTCTATTGGCTGGAGCTCCACTGGTTGCTGCCACTGTCCAAGTAACTTATTTCaagacagcagctgcagcaaaaccTGGTAGGACTCTGGCATATTCGTCATTTGTTTTTAAGCACatctcctctccatctttccctcCAAGACAGCAATCAGAAATAAGATACTTTGTTTGGCTCAGGTCAAATGCAATGTCTCTGATTATCCTTTTCCTTCATATATCAAAAGCTTGTTGCCTGCTactttaagagaacagaaaatggtAACTTGTCAAATAAGCTGCTTTCCTCTCTAGGATTCTCTGCACAGCAGCTTTTCTCACCTGAGGTGAATCTTCTCCAATCCAGCATCTGCAAGGTCATCATTTGCCCTCTGGTGAATATCTCTTTGCGTTTCAATCTTGTGATCATCAGATAAGCCATCCACTTTATGGATAAAGATTTCAAAGTTGATATCTGGATTCACTTTATAGGCTCGGGTCACAGTAAGATGCAGCCGAGCTAATGCTTCCATATAATCATcctaatgaaggaaaaagaaaagctacaacTGTAGGaaagttcttaaaaatatatataaatttttatgaTACTTACTTTTAGATAATGCTACAGTTCAACAAcagcttaattttttaatttcttataagTAGAAGCCTGAGTCTACATCCAGCATGTGCACCAATTTCATGCTGTCAGCACTTAGGAGTCTGAGCAAGAACCGTGAGATGTTAAAGCAAATTAGTTAACTTTTGAACATACTGCagacagagattaaaaataaccAAGCAACTCTTCAAGTTTTAATGACTTTCTCTTAATGTGTGTTTGTGATGTAAgttatttgctttgaaaaaatctgtgcttttcaACCCATTTGTCTattgctgaaggaagaaaaggaaaaggtagcTTAAACCCCCCTTTTTTACCTGAGAATCAATAACAAATATCAGTGCTCCAGTGCCTCTGAAAATCATCTCATAGTCAAATGTAGGGTCAAAGAAGTCAATTTGCCCAGGAAAATCCCATATCTGAAAGTTGACAAAGGAGCTGTTGGAAACATCCTCTCTGCAGATCTTGTTTGTGCTCTCCAAGAAGAGAGTCTCATTTGGCGACATTTTGTGAAAGACAACTTTCTGAATGGAAGACTTCCCACTTCTTCTCAATCCCATGAGCAGGATTCTTGGCTTAACTTCAGTACTGAAGGGATCATTGAAATCCAAAACTGAATAAAATCACACAAGAAGAAAAGTAATATAGTATGGCAATATAATTAGTAACTGTCAGATAACATGCAtttgacatttattttcatgacatttttactCGGATTTATGCAAATGTTACCAATTTTTAAGCTTAGGGAGCAGTGCTACAGGCATTTTAACTTGAATTATTTGCCCCTTAGGCTATACTATCAGAAAACCTACTTCTCACCTGTAAGACAGAGACTGCAGAAGGTTTGACTGCTCAGTTTGCATGTGAAAAATGTGTTATCACACACAGACATCCTAAAATACCTAATTTTACTCTAATTAACACTATCCCACATACATTCTAATCcaactttaaaataatacaatCTGGTAACAAATACCCTTGTCAACTGATAGCTACATCACACTGCTGGAAGAAAGGAGTAACTTTGTGTTAGTTACATCTGAGTGATCTTCCTAAGGCTACATGAGGGCTTCCTTCCtctaaaatatataaataaatacataagtcAATTGATAAATAAAATCACACATCCCAGGAGCTATAGGAAAAGAACAACTCAGCAGGCAAACAACTCCTCTATGTTGGGACTTACAACACGGTACTGAGCTCACAAGGAGTCCTTTTCTAAGGTAGTTAGGATTCCACCTGCTATTGAATAATTTGTGTTACGAACTGTAAACGTTTGTTATCCAATAAATAAGATTACAGCATATCCCCTGCCTATTTGCAAAACAAAGGCCTGGGAACACAGTGATTTCATTGTGTTACCTACCTCGATTTGAAACTGGTACCACTAAACCAGAACATTTTCTAGTGCTGATGCAGTTATATTAACACAAAGGTAGTTACGGGAGTAAACTATACTGTTATACCTGTAAGGACATAAATGTATAGCTATCCATACCTGTAAGCACACCAACTTCAGTTTCAGGTATCTCTAATCAAAACAGCTACAACAGTCTCAATTGCTGCATTTAGTCGGGCTATAACTTTGAAATGTCCAAGCTGAAAACAGTACTGCACATAGATGTAAAAAGCTTTCCAACACCTCTGTGATATCCTGTCTGCAGCATCAAACACAAGCAACGCAAAAAAATGAGTTGTCAAGGCTAAATCTGCAGAGTAAGGCTCACAGCACACAGTGGTCAGGTTTAAAATACTGACAACAGACAGACAACAGGCTAAACACACTAGCTGTCAGGCAGACCTTCTCCCACCCACTGCAGTACAGACTATTCAACATAACTCAGAGCACAACATAATTGcgtttctttgtctttttctgctGGGATAAATTTTGAATTGCAGAAAACCAGCACACATTTGTTCATATGCATCCTTCCTGCATATGCCTTGCATACTTTAAGTGATCAACTTTACTCCAAAAGtacaaaaatccaaaacaagaaACCTCAGCAACAACAACTTGAACCTGTCAATTTATTACACAGCCTTATGGGCTGAAAAACATGGAAAGCTTGAAGGAATCCTTTGCTTTGGAGCATGTTTTGCACCCAGGGGTGGTGATCACCTCCGTCCTCTTGTGTTCCTCGAGCCTCACTCACAACTTTCAGACACGCAAGAGCAGGATGTGCTTGCTGGGAGGGCACAGAACCTTGTTCACATCTGTTTCTGCCTCCTGAGCTTCACTTACCCAGAACTGGGGCTTCTCAACTGAAGGTCTTGCAGTGCTAGCGTAAAACATCCCCTTGGCACCATCTACTGGCTGGTGAGCGGTTATGCCACTCAGTTGGGCCCATGTCACCACAGTGACTGACAGGAGTTGAAAACTGATTATCGGTGGGATCCTatccatttaaaatacatttcaaaggcCTTGACAGGTATTACCTCTTACTGTGCTCTTGTTAATTATCACACATGAAACATTGCCAGGCTGGAGCAGTGCACAGATGAAACCCCTTCAAGAAGAATAGCGACTCCGTAGGAATCTCATCCTCCTAACGCAGCAATGGCGAACTTCTGCTGATCCACAGACAACAAATTTAGGAAGTAATAAACGGCAGCCAACACGCTGCTCTACTCTTCCTGTCAACCTGAACAGTGACAGTACCCTCCTGTGCCTGCAAGAAGCATTTGCCTACAATGCTTCACACCTATAGTGGAATAATAAACATCTGCTCTAGGACTATGTaacaatattttatgttttgaggGTACAGTCTTGTCAATAAAGCAAACCAAAGGTACAGGATTTAACAGTGTTTCCTCCACCCCACTCTCTTTTCTAACGCACAAATTTTCCACAGCTGCCAAATGTATAGTCGCAATTTCATTAATGTGCATACAGCCGTACATCATGCAATTTGCATTTTGGCCATCAGAAGGGAAAACAATTAATTCAAAGCTTTACAAGAATTAGTTTGAGTAAAATACTTTGTAAACGCATATAAAGAAGAGACTTCTCATGGCTTTATTGCatgtttcaaaaaattaaaaaacctcccATTTTCTTTGTACGCAACAGAACTTACGAAGTCTAATTTGCTACGGATTTGTACTTCgtgtccccttcctctccccaccacAATAACACCAACTTCCCCTTGTATGTCTTATGACATATCCTCCAAATAACAGATACGACATGCTGTGGCTGATCTGGAGCTAAACACATGCCGGTTGGCTAGACCGTGTACACATGTGTACACCGCTTTGCCAGCTGCTGCCACAGAGAACGCACACAGCTGCCGCCCTGTCCCTCCAAGGACACTTTCATTTGGgtctctcttctcttctgaaTGCCAGTTTTCATCAAACTTGTGGGAACTTAATCATCTTTGAGACATCCTTCGTCCAAATTTGGTTGAAGGTGGACAGCAGTTTCCAAAGTTCTGACCAGTGATGAGACAACCAGAAGACAGGCTACCTACATAACTcccttttctttaagaaataggCTAAAAACTCACACATAcctaaaaaagtattttaaataacttggggtttttcattgttgttgtaTTAAATTATTCCAGGCTGTTAGATTTTTATGGACTGTAATACTTactagaaaaaaattgctttatattAAAGccgtactgaaaaaaaaaaaaacacagttgcaAATGCAAACAGAGTTACCGATGAGAAGAATGAACACTAGCTCTTCTGCCTGTAAGACTGTTATTTAGCTATGGAAATCCTGCCTGTTCAAAGACAGAGAAATGTAGATGAGTATCATCCAAACCTGACTAGATAGCAAGGCTGCTATAGCACTTTCCTCTGAGAGAGAGTTAAGAGATTACCTTATATGTAAAGGAATTGGACGATGTGCTGCCTGCCCACATTCCTTTGCAGAGTACATGACAACTCCTTCTTTAATTTGCCACAGAAATGCCAGTAGATGTATCACTGCAACTTCCCAGACTCGGTTACTGAGTGAGATCATAATATGCCTAAGAGAAACACTAAACTCTTCTCTATTCTGTAATGGGAAATATAATTTTCCCTATTGTGAGATGCAACACATTTCCTGCTTCATTCACTTTTGCAAAGAGTGAATGATATAAAATGCCAGTTTCTAATGCATATCAACAGTCCTTTGTGTTTCACCATTTGTAAGCAGCCATAAAGAACAGAAGTCATGCTGGTTATAAGCCGTATCCTTTGAAGTATTCACAAATTAAACTTAAACCCAAAAGCATTTTCCCCACAGAGAAACACTAAATTCCTTACAAAATTTCTGTTGCGTCCTTGCTTATGGAGTGCAATTTGCGTGCGTTGCAACATGCAGAAGAGCCCAGCTCTGAGGAGTTGAGAACTGCACGTAGTAGTCCTGACCTGTCTCACCAGGATGCAGAGCACACAATGAATACTCTAATATCTCCTTCATGCTATTAGAGATATTCGTTGATAACGGAAATGGTTTTTGAAGCCCACCCTGAATTCCACATCAATTGCAATTAATTGTCAAGGCAGGTGACTATCAGTGCTTCACAGGCATGTGTGATGGGGATGCCACATTTGTAGATCTCGCCAGTTTTCAAACATCCAAACAAAGCACTGCAGTTCATCTGCTCAAGTGACGTGAAgccaaaagaaattattttgctcttgTTACCGTCCGTAAGGTAACAAGCCTCTGAGTCTAGCTTTAAACTAATACAGCTAACAATGGTTATTTTTTTGCCAACTAATgcaattatgttatttttaagttttaaccTTTTTTATGTAAAGGAGAATTagcagtcccaaactttccactCATGTACCTTGAAGCCCATTGATCTCGTAGCATTTCCAGTACTACTGCGACTGTGATATTGGCAGCACTTTGGAGTGCTGTCAAGACAATAGCCTTACAAAACACATACAATGAACATCTTCAATGCTAACAGATGGTCTGAGCCTAATGAGTTAACAGAAAAAGCTTACAAGCAATCAAGAAAGCTGTTTAGCTACTGTGGGTTCATAAACATTGCAGAAATGCCTGGTGGAAGGAAATTCTTGTGGCTAAAGAAAGGACTCAGAACCAGAAGACCTGGTTCCACTCTGCCACAAGTGCGGCACTGTGAAATGATATGTCTTAAAGCTACTTCCTTGGACACTCTGCAGAGGGTTTTCTTGCttctaaatactttttaattgcaTATATCAAAAATATGAGTAGGCTGTATGTAAAGTAGGCGCTTTGAGGTCTCTGAATATGACCCCATGTGTAAAGTAAAAAGATTAAGAAGAGGACAAGAGACATGGTTTCAGCATTCAGGCTGGAGACAAGAAACCAGTATGGGGTGAAAGATGACCAATATGAAGTTTTGAAATCTCCTGTACGCCTACAAGCACAAATTATGTTTTTACTTTTCAGCCTGGCTTCTCCCTTCACTTTCAACAGCCAGGCATTGAAGCTGTTCTCCTTATATTGCCCTTTCTATTCTTTCTTTGTAGAAAAGTGGAGGCTGTGACACTGAATTTTGGGCTACTTACTGTACAGATCCAGAAATAGAGAGAGGACAAAAACTGGGAAAAGGAAAGCCCCTTGCCCT
The genomic region above belongs to Calonectris borealis chromosome 3, bCalBor7.hap1.2, whole genome shotgun sequence and contains:
- the RRAGD gene encoding ras-related GTP-binding protein D isoform X1 encodes the protein MSQVPRKLPEEEAGDDEEEEEEEIVGLAGYADGAESFSDGDAESGGDEAFLDFNDPFSTEVKPRILLMGLRRSGKSSIQKVVFHKMSPNETLFLESTNKICREDVSNSSFVNFQIWDFPGQIDFFDPTFDYEMIFRGTGALIFVIDSQDDYMEALARLHLTVTRAYKVNPDINFEIFIHKVDGLSDDHKIETQRDIHQRANDDLADAGLEKIHLSFYLTSIYDHSIFEAFSKVVQKLIPQLPTLENLLNIFISNSGIEKAFLFDVVSKIYIATDSTPVDMQTYELCCDMIDVVIDISCIYGLKDDGTGTPYDKESMAIIKLNNTTVLYLKEVTKFLALVCFVREESFERKGLIDYNFHCFRKAIQEVFEVRMKVVRSRKHQSHMQKKKRPTPNGTPRMPL
- the RRAGD gene encoding ras-related GTP-binding protein D isoform X3, whose protein sequence is MSQVPRKLPEEEAGDDEEEEEEEIVGLAGYADGAESFSDGDAESGGDEAFLDFNDPFSTEVKPRILLMGLRRSGKSSIQKVVFHKMSPNETLFLESTNKICREDVSNSSFVNFQIWDFPGQIDFFDPTFDYEMIFRGTGALIFVIDSQDDYMEALARLHLTVTRAYKVNPDINFEIFIHKVDGLSDDHKIETQRDIHQRANDDLADAGLEKIHLSFYLTSIYDHSIFEAFSKVVQKLIPQLPTLENLLNIFISNSGIEKAFLFDVVSKIYIATDSTPVDMQTYELCCDMIDVVIDISCIYGLKDDGTGTPYDKESMAIIKLNNTTVLYLKEVTKFLALVCFVREESFERKGQY
- the RRAGD gene encoding ras-related GTP-binding protein D isoform X2, translated to MSQVPRKLPEEEAGDDEEEEEEEIVGLAGYADGAESFSDGDAESGGDEAFLDFNDPFSTEVKPRILLMGLRRSGKSSIQKVVFHKMSPNETLFLESTNKICREDVSNSSFVNFQIWDFPGQIDFFDPTFDYEMIFRGTGALIFVIDSQDDYMEALARLHLTVTRAYKVNPDINFEIFIHKVDGLSDDHKIETQRDIHQRANDDLADAGLEKIHLSFYLTSIYDHSIFEAFSKVVQKLIPQLPTLENLLNIFISNSGIEKAFLFDVVSKIYIATDSTPVDMQTYELCCDMIDVVIDISCIYGLKDDGTGTPYDKESMAIIKLNNTTVLYLKEVTKFLALVCFVREESFERKAYAFGTACVP